AGAGCCCGACCAGCTCGACCAGCCTCTACGCCCAGTTCTTCATCGACAACGTCGTCGCCGCCGGCTTGAGCTGGGGGTCATTCCCGGGCTACGCCAACAGCCTGTTCAACTGGGACTATCCGCTGAACGTGCGCGGCGGTCGGCACACGTTCTCGGTTCGTCACGATCCCAACGCGGAGATCGAGGAGATCTACGAGGACAACAACGACTACGGCGAGCAATACGTGTGGGGCCCGCTGTCGATGTCGGGCGGCACCCAGGTCGCACGCACCGCGCCGCCGGAAATGATGGGCGGCTGGGACGACATGCTCGTCGGGCCTTACTGGTACAACTGCGACGGTCTGCGTCTCGGCTACGAGAGCTGGTGGATGAGCATGGCCGTCATGCCCGTCAACACGGGCGACGACACGGCCGTCCGGGTGCACGACGCCCTGCCGGGGGCGAAGGACGGATTCGCCGGCAACCATGCCGTCTCCAACTGGGGCTCCGGTCAGTCCGACTTCGTGCTGGTCAACTACAACAACCTGGCCTACGACCCCAAGGACTTCGGCGTGCTGCGCTACAGCGGCACGGGCAACTACGTGGCCGAGGCCTCCGCGTCGACGTACTTCGGGACTCCGCCCAACGGCGCCAATTACGGGCCGTACACCATGAGCGCCCTGGAGATCGTCGATCTCTACGAATTCAACCTGACCCCGGGATTCTATGTCGTCCGGGTGCAGAACGTGAGCGGCACGGTGGACTGGGGCATGTCCATGTACGGACCGGCGAGCGAGTACGTGGCCAAGAGCGGCAACATACCCGACGGCGCCGCCTGGTACGAGGGCGCGGGCGGCGACGAGTCGATCTCCTTCGAGGTCGTCGACGCCGGCTACCACTGCCTGGCGGTCTGGAAGGCCCACACCGACGACCTGTACGGCTCGGGCTCGTACCGGCTGCGCATCTGGAACGGCATGACGGCCGTCGAGGACGAGTTGCCGCCGGTCGCCGTGACGTGCCTGGCCTCCGTGCAACCCAATCCCTTCAATCCGCGCACGACCATCGCCTACGAGCTGGCCCGCGAGACGGCGGTGGATCTGAGCATCTTCGACGTGCAGGGTTCGCTGGTGCGCACCCTGGTCCGGGCCTCGTTGCCGGCCGGCCCCCACGCGGCGGTCTGGGACGGCACCGACGACCACGGCCAGCACGTGGCCAGCGACGTCTACCTGGTCCGCCTGCGGGCAGGCGACGCAGACCAGATGCGCAAGATCGTGCTGCTGAAATAGGAAGCGGCCGCACCTTGCACACGGAAAGGGCCGGTCCCCGCGGGGACCGGCCCTCGTCGCACCGCACGCCGGCCTCAGATCGGTTGCGGCCGGCCTCCGGCGTCGATGTTGACATAGGTCACGGTCGCGTTGGTCACCGACACGCGTTCGCCGCTGTCGAGCCGCTCGGCCTCCACACAGACCTTCACGGTGATCGAGGTCCTGCCCCTGCGCACCAGCTCGGTGAAGTAGCTCACCACGTCGCCCACGCGGACCGGCTGGTGAAACTCCACCTTGTCCATGGCGACCGTCACCACGCGGCGGCAACCGTGGCGCCGCACGCCGATGGCGCCGGCCTGGTCGATGTGGCTGAGGATCACGCCGCCGAAGATGGTGTCGTGCACGTTGGTGTCGCGCGGCATCATCAGGACGCGGATCGCGGGATCCCTGTGCTGTTCTTCCATATGCGCTCCTTGGTGGGCGTAGGTTGGCACGACGGGCGAGGCGGTGCAATATCACATTGATAAAAAGATGATTCTGTTGTTATTGATATCCAGTCGGTCATCATCCCGCCCGATGTCGCGCGCCCCCGATCCGCGGATCGGGCTCCATTCCCGCCATGGCGCACTCTCCCCGGTTGCGATAGAATGACGGCGCGGCCGCCCCCGGGCGAAGGTCGGAAACCCATGCCGGAGCCGTCATGAGATACGCCGTCCTCGGCGACATACACGCCAATCTCGAAGCGCTGCACGCCGTGATGGCCCACATCGACGGCCAGGAGGTCGACGCCTGCCTCTGCACGGGCGACGTGGTCGGCTACGGCGCGGATCCCGCCGCCTGCCTGGAGCTGGTGCGCGACGCGGGCATGCGGACCGTGCAGGGCAACCACGACGCCATGGCCGCCACGGACGACCGCCCGCGCGACTTCAACGCCTGGGCCGAGGATGCGGTGCTCTGGACGCGCCGGCAGCTCGTTCCCGAACAGCGTCTCTGGCTGGGCGAGCTGCCGCTCATGGCGAGACCCGAGCCGGATCTGCTGATGACCCACGGGTCGCCCGCCGAACCGGAGCGCTGGCACTACCTGGAGCTGGTGATCCTCGCCCGCGAGGCCTTCGCGTCCGTGGACGATCGCGTCTGCCTATTGGGCCATACCCACCGGCCGTGGTCCTACCGGATGCGAGGCGCCAGGGTCGTCGGACACCACATGGGCAGGATCGAGCTGGATCCCGCCGCCCGCTATCTGGTCAATCCCGGCAGCGTGGGCCAACCGCGGGACCGGAACCCGCAAGCCGCCTACGCCGTGTACGACACCGGGACGCGGCTCATCGACCTGCACCGCGTCGTCTACGACGTCGAACGCGCCATGGCGAAGATCCGGGACGCCGGCCTCCCCGGCTACCTGGCCTCGCGGCTGAGCGGCGGCCGCTGATCCCCGCCCGCCTACCTGGGCATGCGCCGCGGCTTGCGCAGCTCCGCGTCGGCCGCCTCCAGCATCAGCGCCACGGCCTTGTCGAGCTGCGGATCCCGGTCGTGCAGGCGGTCGGCCGGCGTCAGCTCGACCACGTGGTCGGGCAGACAGCCGGTCAGCTCGTGCCGGGCCTCCTGGGGCTTGCCGTTGCGTTCGGGATGGGTCTCGTCCCCCCACACGTACCAGCCGCGGCCGGGCAGACGCACGTAGCCGCGGTAGCGGTTGCGGAATGCGCCGGTGGAGATGACGTTGCCGCCCGTCTCGACGCCGACCACCGGGCCGCGACCCAGCGTCTTGATGGCATGGCTGAAGATCTCGGCGTTGGAATAGCTGCCCTCGTTGCAGATCACCGCCACCGGCTGTGACCAGCGGTAGAAGGGCTGGCGTTCGACCTGCGGGTAGCCCGCCTCGCCGTCCCTGCCGACCGTGAAGGCGTGCACGGGCTGGGTGAGGATCGTGAGCAGCAGGTCGGTGGTCCAGCCGCCGCCGTTGTCGCGCACGTCGATGACCAGCGCCTCCTTGCCGTCGGCCGCGGCGAAGAGGCTCTGCTGGAAGCGCTCCACCTCCGCGAAGCCCATGCCCTGGATGTGGACATAGCCGACCCGGCCGTCCGAGCGTTCCTCCGTGTAGGCCCGCTTGGCGCGCTCGGCGTCGCGGTGGTTGAGGACCTGGATGCTGCGCCAGCCCGTGGGCGCCACCTGGAACTCCAGTTCGTCGCCGCCGCGCTCGAGCAAGAGCCAGGTGGGCAGGTCGGCGCGGGTCTCCAGGGCTGCTTCGAGACTGGCGTCGCGGCCCACGGCGCGGCCGTCCACGCCCAGCAGCACGTCGCCGACCCGGACACGGTCCGGCGCCATGTCGCAGGGACCGTCGATCAGCACGCGCGCCACCTTCAGGCCCCTGCCGGTATGTGCGCGGTCGAATTCCAGGCCGAGCCAGCCGTCGTCGCCGTAGTCGCCGGGTGAATCCCAGCCGGGACGGTAGCCCATGTGGCTGGCGTTCAGCTCGCCGAGCATGAGGTTCATCACGTCGCCGAAGTCAACGTCGCAGGCGGCGTGGGCGACCCACGCCCCGTACTTCGCGCGCATGGCGGGCCAGTCGACGCCGTGCATGTCCGGGTCGTAGAAGCGGTCGCGCAGGGTGCGCCAGGCCTCGTCGAGGGTGCGCAGCCGTACCGCAGGCCGGTCTACGGTGAGTCTGGCCGTGAAATCGGTGGACTCGACCTCGCCGCCGTCCGCGCCTATCGTCGCTGGAGCTCCGCCCTTGAGGAAGGCGAGGATCTTGAGCTTGGCGTCCAGGTGGACAGCCGCCGGCTCGACACCGCCCGTGGTGACCGCCTTGCGGTCCTCGCCGAACCTGTCCACCGAGTATAGATCGCGCTCGTCCCCGACGTTCGCCGTGAAGTAGATGCGGTCGCCGTGCGGATCGATGGCCTGGACGTATTCGCTGCCGGGCAGCGACGTCAGGCGCCGGCCGCGCAGGTGGATCTCGTCGAAGTCGATGACCACCTCGATCTTCTCCTCCGCCTTGGCCTCGTCGTCCGTCTCGTCGTCGCCGGCATCGTCGCCCTTCGCGGGCTCGTCGTCCCGCGTCTTCTGGAGGATCTCCCACCGCTCCCGCGTGCGGTCGTGGTCCTCCTCGCGCAGGTACAGGAAATAGACGTCGGTGTCGCGGCGGTCGGGGGCGTGGTTGTGCCGCGTGGTATTCCAGGCCAGCATGGTGCCGTCGGGCGACCAGACGGGATCCTCGTCGTACTCCGGATGCCGCGTGACGTTGACCGGCTCGCCGCCCTCGCCGGGCACGATCCAGATGTCGCTG
This bacterium DNA region includes the following protein-coding sequences:
- a CDS encoding metallophosphatase family protein, with product MRYAVLGDIHANLEALHAVMAHIDGQEVDACLCTGDVVGYGADPAACLELVRDAGMRTVQGNHDAMAATDDRPRDFNAWAEDAVLWTRRQLVPEQRLWLGELPLMARPEPDLLMTHGSPAEPERWHYLELVILAREAFASVDDRVCLLGHTHRPWSYRMRGARVVGHHMGRIELDPAARYLVNPGSVGQPRDRNPQAAYAVYDTGTRLIDLHRVVYDVERAMAKIRDAGLPGYLASRLSGGR
- a CDS encoding acyl-CoA thioesterase, whose protein sequence is MEEQHRDPAIRVLMMPRDTNVHDTIFGGVILSHIDQAGAIGVRRHGCRRVVTVAMDKVEFHQPVRVGDVVSYFTELVRRGRTSITVKVCVEAERLDSGERVSVTNATVTYVNIDAGGRPQPI